In the Candidatus Methylomirabilota bacterium genome, one interval contains:
- a CDS encoding BrnT family toxin, producing MIDFEWDPTKAMGNLRKHGVAFREAATVFRDPLSITVYDPDHSEEEDRYITVGTSMAGRFLIVAHTDRGTRTRIINARELTRAEREAYESEIQRRKG from the coding sequence ATGATAGACTTCGAGTGGGACCCGACGAAAGCAATGGGGAATCTTCGAAAGCACGGTGTTGCTTTCAGGGAGGCGGCCACCGTCTTTCGAGACCCGCTGAGCATTACGGTGTACGACCCGGATCACTCAGAAGAGGAGGACCGGTACATCACCGTGGGGACCTCGATGGCGGGTCGATTTCTGATCGTTGCCCATACGGACCGTGGTACTCGAACCCGTATTATCAATGCACGAGAGTTAACCCGTGCGGAGCGTGAGGCTTATGAAAGCGAGATCCAAA